In Bombus affinis isolate iyBomAffi1 unplaced genomic scaffold, iyBomAffi1.2 ctg00000068.1, whole genome shotgun sequence, the following proteins share a genomic window:
- the LOC126926969 gene encoding uncharacterized protein LOC126926969 — protein sequence MVCNRADKLIGALRGILPNINGPPSLARRLYYNVWESIVTYGAPVWARAANTDKNRKKLKRAQRTALCITTPAYRTVSHAALCVLTGNLPIYIKIKMLGETYERNKIHGSRIGTDDGCKLKEELEAIRKKAQDDWQKEWNNHKKENITKKLIPSALLFTKKKMDIDHHTMQLLTGHGSFGVYRKRIGKDSDGNCLDCVDPNDDAEHALFACPKWTDRRIELENALGGKIDVGNLIATLTAKNESWNKFRQFCKTVMCHRRVTARAWEEARGRTSETTTTWSNEGKNTKQRKTAEGDQSSILNWLRGRHEQ from the coding sequence atggtgtgtaatagagccgacaagttaataggagcccttaggggaattctacccaacatcaacgggccgcccagcttggctcgtaggctctactacaacgtgtgggagtccatcgtaacttacggagcaccggtgtgggctagagcagcgaataccgataagaacaggaaaaagctgaaacgagcacaacgaacggccctgtgcataacaacgccggcataccgtaccgtctcccacgcggcactttgcgtgttgaccgggaatctcccgatttacataaagataaagatgctcggagagacctacgagaggaacaagatccatgggtccaggattggcacggatgacggctgcaagctgaaggaggaactggaggcgattcgcaagaaggcccaagatgactggcagaaggagtggaacaaccacaaaaaggaaaatatcacaaagaaattaataccgagtgcgctgctatttaccaaaaagaagatggacatcgatcaccacaccatgcagctgctaaccgggcatgggagcttcggtgtctatagaaaaaggattggcaaggacagcgacggcaactgtctcgactgtgtagacccgaacgacgatgcagagcacgccctcttcgcgtgcccgaagtggacggacagaaggatcgagctggagaacgctctgggcgggaagatagacgtgggcaatctgatcgccacgttgaccgccaagaacgagagctggaataaattcaggcaattctgcaagaccgtcatgtgtcacaggagggtgacagcgagggcctgggaagaggcaagggggagaacgagcgaaacaacaactacgtggagcaatgagggcaagaacacgaaacaacgaaaaaccgcagaaggagaccagtccagtattctgaactggctgagaggacgacatgagcagtaa